A segment of the Trifolium pratense cultivar HEN17-A07 linkage group LG7, ARS_RC_1.1, whole genome shotgun sequence genome:
aacgcttcaacgaatacgaattttacaaaatcaaccgttggattgaaagtttatatcatatagatcattcatgttcaattatataaaaatctaaaatcatttgatatgttattgagattgatcaagcttaacggtattcaataaaaacacataaagcattaatcttgatcggtctcaataacatatcaaacgattttagatttttgtaaaattgaacatggatgatctaaatgatataaactttcaatccaacggtggattttgtaaaatttgtattcgttgaagcgttattgagcggtgtaacattactcaaatgttacatcggtgtaatttgatccctcccctatatatatatatatatatatatatatatatatatatatatatatatatatcaaaaacAAACGAGTAGAAAGTGACAACAATAATTTGACATTTGGGTGTTTGAGTGAAGTTTGTGTAGGTATGTATTGAGAGAGGAGACAAGAAAATGGGTTGAAGTTGGAGGGTAGACGGTAGTAGCTAGATGAAAGAGTATCTCTCTTGGGAGAgaaagggagagagagagagtgaggaAATTTAGAGACAGAAAAACAGACACACAACACAaagatatttaataaataaataaacaaaaaaaaaactgctcattttccttttccttttctttctcacacttttcttcttcttcttcttcttcttcttcttcttcttctttacacACTCACTCTTCTCATATGATACCATGAATtcaagaaaaagagaagaagaagacgaagatCTTTTCCTCCCAGTTCCACCGGATCTAATTGTACACCCTCCACACCAGATCccaacaccaccaccacaaccagACCCttcctctttctctctctccgAAATTGTTCTCTTCCCTTCCCCTTCCTCCTCCGATTCACCTCCGAGTCACTCCTCCGCCGACTCACCACTACCGAGTCACCAACTCCCCACcacaacaaccaccaccacaaccaccaccaccacaaccacAAATAAACCCTTATTCATAAGCCCTGACTCACACATCTCCTCTCAATTCTACACATTCAATCCCGACTCTCACTCTCTCATGATCAACTGCCTCCTCCAAAACCGTCTCGCTACTCCCTCCGAGATCCGCGACGCTACTCCACGCGCCGTCCTTAAATCATGGCGAAATGTTTGGAAAGACCGTAACGAAGAAACCGCTTATCTAACCGCATGGAAACGAATCCAAGACAAATTAACAGCGCGTGTTGATCAAAACGGTAATCACTTCCTATGTTTCAAAAACAACACGAATCAATTCGTTTCGCATGTTAATCAATGGCAAGACATTGTTATGAATTTTCATAGTGACACTGATCTTAAACATTTAGGTGTTAAAGATACTGTTGATAGAATTAAACAGGTTTGGACTGTTGGAGCTAAGTTTTATGGTATTCCTGAGAGTTATATTCGTGTTTGTATTGCCGCTTGTCATGTTTGCTCCGGGGCAGCGTCAGGATCTAATGTTACTGACGCTGCCGCGGCTGCTAGGAACAAGCGGCGGAGATTTGAGTATACGGAATCTTTTGATGTGCCTGCTAAGGAAGTTCCTAGTAGGTTGCAACAACTTGCTGCTAAGCATAAGGTTGTACTTTGTATTAGGCAGAAGTATATTAGGTATAAGCCTTTTATGGCTGAGGTTAAGGATTATGCTTGTCATAGAGCGGGACAACCTGCTGCTGCGAAGAAATCGAAGATTTTGAAGAGGGAGCCTTATGCTTCTAAGAGATGTGGATGTGGGTTTAGGATTAGGGCTATTGTTCCGATTGCAAATTATAATGAGAAGGATAAGAGTTTTGTTTATGAGGAAGAGGGGATGGCGGTTTTTAAATTGTATGCTGTGCATTCGGGGCATGAACCGGGACCGTTGGATGGGAATGCTAGGATTATGCATAGGGTTGTTGGACATAAAGGTGGGTATTTGATAGATCAGGACTCGGTTGTGTATGGGGTGAATGAGGAAATGGACAATGAAGGGTTTGGTTTGATGGGGAAAGATGATGGGGATTTGCAGTTTTCGGTTTTGCAACAGGTGCAGGAGTTGAGAGCTGAAGTTGGGATGTTGGAAGGGAGGGTTTCCAAGATTCCGCAGGAATTGTTGGGTTCAGTTTCCAGGGATTTATTTGATGTTGTGAATAGAATTAGGAATATAGGAGAAGTGGGTTTGAAGCCGATGGGGTTACTTCCGACGGATAAGTCACATGCAGATGATGTCTTGGTTGGGGATAATGATCTTGCAAACTGGAGTAATCATCACCACGAAAGGATTTACGGGGACGGCAAGGACACAGAGCTGATTGAGGATGATGAAGATAGTTTCGGCCGCACTTTGGGAGAAGTCGTTTCTTGGGGGGAGCATATTGGGACTGAGTGCAGAAGTCAGAAGGATCTGATGAGTGATACTTGTAAGCCAGAAAAGTGGTTGAAATGCAGTGACTTTGATGATAAGAGCATCCTTGATTGTGAGGATACTAAACTAACTAAACCCATCAGACACGACGAGGCTATAGTTTCAGATGTAGGTCTTGGTTGTATACAGGTTGATAGTTTTTACCAAGACA
Coding sequences within it:
- the LOC123897655 gene encoding uncharacterized protein LOC123897655, with the translated sequence MNSRKREEEDEDLFLPVPPDLIVHPPHQIPTPPPQPDPSSFSLSEIVLFPSPSSSDSPPSHSSADSPLPSHQLPTTTTTTTTTTTTTTNKPLFISPDSHISSQFYTFNPDSHSLMINCLLQNRLATPSEIRDATPRAVLKSWRNVWKDRNEETAYLTAWKRIQDKLTARVDQNGNHFLCFKNNTNQFVSHVNQWQDIVMNFHSDTDLKHLGVKDTVDRIKQVWTVGAKFYGIPESYIRVCIAACHVCSGAASGSNVTDAAAAARNKRRRFEYTESFDVPAKEVPSRLQQLAAKHKVVLCIRQKYIRYKPFMAEVKDYACHRAGQPAAAKKSKILKREPYASKRCGCGFRIRAIVPIANYNEKDKSFVYEEEGMAVFKLYAVHSGHEPGPLDGNARIMHRVVGHKGGYLIDQDSVVYGVNEEMDNEGFGLMGKDDGDLQFSVLQQVQELRAEVGMLEGRVSKIPQELLGSVSRDLFDVVNRIRNIGEVGLKPMGLLPTDKSHADDVLVGDNDLANWSNHHHERIYGDGKDTELIEDDEDSFGRTLGEVVSWGEHIGTECRSQKDLMSDTCKPEKWLKCSDFDDKSILDCEDTKLTKPIRHDEAIVSDVGLGCIQVDSFYQDNSKWYDSPCALGTGGDCEDTGFRHGEIL